The Triticum aestivum cultivar Chinese Spring chromosome 7B, IWGSC CS RefSeq v2.1, whole genome shotgun sequence genome window below encodes:
- the LOC123163017 gene encoding auxin-induced protein 6B-like → MKEGGQKKNILAKTLQKCRSLGHRRQPAAYGGGGAGSSASAPASPRAADGRVAAWAVPAGYFAVLVGPGKERFAVRARCANHPLFRALLDEAETEYGFAGCIGPLELPCAVDDFMEVMWEMEQGGGVTSLASGIALG, encoded by the coding sequence ATGAAGGAAGGGGGTCAGAAGAAGAACATCCTGGCCAAGACGCTCCAGAAGTGCCGGTCGCTGGGCCACCGGAGGCAGCCGGCGGCCtacggcggtggcggcgctggcaGCAGcgccagtgccccggcgtcgccacgCGCGGCCGATGGCAGGGTGGCGGCGTGGGCCGTGCCGGCGGGGTACTTCGCCGTGCTCGTGGGGCCAGGCAAGGAGCGGTTCGCGGTGCGCGCCAGGTGCGCAAACCACCCCCTGTTCCGCGCGCTGCTGGACGAGGCCGAGACGGAGTACGGCTTCGCCGGCTGCATCGGCCCGCTCGAGCTGCCCTGCGCCGTCGATGATTTCATGGAGGTGATGTGGGAGATGGAGCAGGGGggcggtgtcacatccctagcttctggcattgctctaggctag